A single region of the Gracilibacillus caseinilyticus genome encodes:
- a CDS encoding GyrI-like domain-containing protein, which yields MADYMLEEKDNFIVIGLGTELTSHYTDFAGLSKEKADFWQVVNEDGRLDTLKDIAANDYIFAVNETVNNKMMHYAGVMADADSAPEGARIIQFPKGQYLVIKGEEKSSDELNNKLSAIAFGEVLTEAENFAYVGGPNTTVETGRKNGLVTGKMWIPVVEK from the coding sequence ATGGCTGATTATATGTTAGAAGAAAAAGACAACTTTATTGTTATTGGTTTGGGGACGGAACTTACCAGTCATTACACAGACTTTGCTGGCTTAAGCAAAGAAAAAGCCGATTTTTGGCAGGTTGTCAACGAAGATGGCAGACTGGATACATTAAAAGACATCGCTGCAAATGATTATATTTTTGCCGTGAACGAAACGGTAAATAACAAGATGATGCATTATGCCGGTGTCATGGCAGATGCAGATTCAGCACCAGAAGGAGCCAGAATTATTCAATTTCCTAAAGGGCAATACCTGGTTATTAAAGGAGAAGAAAAGTCATCTGATGAATTAAATAATAAACTCTCTGCTATTGCCTTTGGAGAGGTTTTAACTGAAGCAGAGAATTTTGCTTATGTTGGCGGACCGAATACAACTGTTGAGACAGGCCGAAAAAACGGCTTGGTTACTGGTAAAATGTGGATACCTGTTGTTGAGAAATAA
- a CDS encoding DUF3889 domain-containing protein, with the protein MRIVISLQLVFGLFLIGDWINFNTNIVSAAQEEEPPYAKWGQIAMKETKKKYPQAKIIDYLHVAREKAPEYTTEKFKLWLKNESKEFGVFVDIKFNIETEKVIDITFRETDR; encoded by the coding sequence ATGAGAATAGTTATATCATTACAGTTAGTTTTTGGGTTGTTCCTGATTGGAGACTGGATTAATTTCAACACGAATATAGTAAGTGCAGCACAAGAAGAAGAACCTCCCTATGCTAAATGGGGACAAATTGCCATGAAAGAAACAAAGAAAAAATATCCCCAAGCTAAAATTATTGATTATCTGCATGTAGCCAGAGAAAAGGCGCCTGAGTATACAACAGAGAAATTTAAACTTTGGCTAAAAAATGAAAGTAAAGAATTCGGTGTCTTTGTAGACATAAAATTTAATATCGAAACAGAGAAAGTTATTGATATAACATTTCGTGAAACAGATAGATAA